A genomic window from Microvirga sp. TS319 includes:
- the ppc gene encoding phosphoenolpyruvate carboxylase, producing MSLINPDVTPEKDLPLRDDIRLLGRLLGDTIREQEGEAVFEVVERIRQTSIRFHRDEDEAARRELETTLNSLSRGRTNQIIRAYSYFSHLANLAEDQHHVRRSRAHAMAGAHAAAAPAPREGTLARALKLAREAGVTQEALQAFFASALVVPVLTAHPTEVRRKSTIDREMEISQVLAQRDRYAQTPEEEAASEEAIRRAVLILWQTSILRRNRLKVIDEVVNGLSYYDYTFFQELPRFYASLEDQLAAADPRWQSVEIPSFLRMGSWIGGDRDGNPFVTADALKQALRLQSKHALGFHLEELHRLGAELSLDERYANASEQVHALAKASPDHSPHRQSEPYRRAITGLYARLAATAAGFGHADIARHAVGEAPAYENVEEFSGDLSILHRSLVSNGAGSLARGRLRRLRRAVDVFGFHLASLDLRQNSDVHERVVAELFEKAIPGTAYETLTEQQRADLLLEELGTPRLLASPYLDYSHETASELAIVREAAKAHLRYGQAAVPNYVISKASDPSDVLEVALLLKEAGLLRSNEGEMAVNIIPLFETIADLRNCSRVMDDLFALPGYMRLLRSRGQAQEVMLGYSDSNKDGGYLTSGWELYKAETELVAVFKRHGVGLRLFHGRGGSVGRGGGPSYQAILAQPGGAVQGAIRITEQGEVIAGKYSNPDLGRRNLEILAAATLEASLLHAGPSAPRDDYLAAMEELSESAYEAYRALVYGTEGFERYFWESTVIGEIAHLNIGSRPASRTNSRRIEDLRAIPWVFGWAQCRLMLPGWYGFGSAVNAFVEKHPETGLALLQEMNREWPFFQALLSNMDMVLAKSNIAIASRYSKLVEDEALREAIFPRLRREWEDSIRLLLAIMGQQSLLDGNPLLARSIRNRFPYLDPLNHLQIELLKRHRSGDADEEVVQGIHLSINGIAAGLRNSG from the coding sequence TTGTCCCTCATCAATCCCGACGTCACGCCCGAGAAGGATCTCCCGCTCCGCGACGATATCCGGCTTCTCGGCCGGCTCCTCGGCGATACGATCCGGGAGCAGGAGGGCGAGGCGGTTTTCGAGGTCGTCGAGCGGATCCGCCAGACCTCGATCCGCTTCCACCGGGATGAGGACGAGGCCGCGCGTCGGGAACTCGAGACCACTCTGAACAGCCTCTCCCGCGGGCGGACGAACCAGATCATCCGCGCCTACAGCTATTTCTCGCATCTGGCGAACCTGGCCGAGGACCAGCACCACGTGCGCCGCTCCCGCGCCCACGCCATGGCGGGGGCGCATGCCGCGGCCGCGCCGGCGCCACGCGAGGGCACGCTCGCCCGTGCCCTGAAGCTCGCCCGGGAGGCGGGTGTCACTCAGGAGGCCCTGCAGGCTTTCTTTGCCTCCGCCCTCGTGGTTCCGGTTCTGACCGCGCATCCTACGGAAGTGCGCCGCAAGAGCACCATCGACCGGGAAATGGAAATCTCCCAGGTGCTCGCGCAGCGCGACCGCTACGCCCAGACGCCGGAGGAGGAGGCGGCGTCCGAGGAGGCTATCCGCCGCGCCGTCCTGATCCTGTGGCAGACGAGCATTCTGCGACGCAACCGCCTGAAGGTGATCGACGAGGTCGTGAACGGCTTGTCCTATTACGATTACACCTTCTTCCAGGAGCTGCCCCGGTTCTACGCCTCGCTCGAAGACCAGCTCGCGGCAGCGGATCCTCGCTGGCAGAGCGTGGAGATCCCGTCCTTCCTGCGCATGGGGAGCTGGATCGGCGGAGACCGCGACGGCAATCCGTTCGTGACGGCCGATGCGCTTAAGCAGGCTCTGCGCCTGCAGAGCAAGCATGCTCTCGGGTTCCACCTGGAGGAGTTGCATCGTCTCGGCGCGGAGCTGTCGCTCGACGAGCGCTACGCAAATGCGTCCGAGCAGGTTCATGCGCTGGCCAAGGCCTCGCCCGATCACTCTCCGCACCGGCAGAGCGAGCCCTATCGCAGGGCGATCACGGGCCTGTATGCGCGTCTGGCCGCGACCGCCGCCGGCTTCGGCCACGCGGATATCGCGCGGCACGCGGTCGGCGAGGCGCCGGCCTATGAGAATGTCGAGGAATTTTCAGGCGACCTGTCGATCCTGCACCGGTCGCTGGTGTCGAACGGCGCGGGCAGTCTCGCACGGGGACGCCTGCGCCGCCTGCGCCGCGCGGTCGACGTGTTCGGCTTCCATCTCGCAAGCCTCGACCTGCGCCAGAATTCCGACGTGCATGAGCGCGTGGTCGCCGAACTCTTCGAGAAGGCCATCCCGGGCACCGCTTACGAGACGCTCACCGAGCAGCAGCGGGCCGATCTGCTGCTGGAGGAGCTCGGAACCCCGCGCCTTCTGGCATCTCCTTATCTGGATTATTCGCACGAAACGGCGTCCGAACTCGCCATCGTCCGCGAAGCCGCGAAGGCGCATCTGCGCTACGGACAGGCGGCCGTTCCCAATTATGTGATCTCGAAGGCGAGCGATCCGTCCGACGTGCTGGAGGTCGCTCTCCTGCTGAAGGAGGCGGGCCTGCTTCGTTCGAACGAAGGCGAGATGGCGGTCAACATCATCCCGCTCTTCGAGACCATCGCGGACCTGCGCAACTGCAGCCGCGTCATGGACGATCTCTTCGCGCTGCCCGGCTACATGCGGCTCCTGCGCAGCCGCGGCCAGGCGCAAGAGGTCATGCTCGGCTATTCCGACAGCAACAAGGACGGCGGCTATCTCACCTCGGGCTGGGAGCTCTACAAGGCCGAGACGGAACTCGTCGCCGTGTTCAAGCGCCATGGCGTCGGCCTGCGCCTGTTCCACGGGCGCGGCGGCTCCGTCGGCCGTGGCGGAGGTCCGAGCTATCAGGCCATTCTCGCGCAGCCGGGCGGCGCCGTGCAGGGCGCGATCCGCATCACCGAGCAGGGCGAAGTCATCGCCGGCAAGTACTCGAACCCGGATCTCGGACGACGCAATCTCGAAATCCTCGCGGCGGCCACTCTGGAGGCATCCCTGCTGCATGCCGGCCCATCTGCGCCGCGGGACGACTATCTCGCCGCCATGGAGGAACTCTCGGAGAGCGCCTATGAAGCCTATCGCGCACTCGTCTACGGGACCGAAGGCTTCGAGCGCTATTTCTGGGAATCCACCGTGATCGGTGAGATTGCCCATCTCAACATCGGCAGCCGACCAGCCTCGCGCACGAATTCCCGGCGCATCGAGGATCTGCGCGCCATTCCCTGGGTGTTCGGCTGGGCGCAGTGCCGCCTCATGCTGCCGGGCTGGTACGGCTTCGGCTCGGCGGTCAACGCCTTCGTCGAGAAGCATCCCGAGACCGGACTTGCGTTGCTGCAGGAGATGAACCGCGAGTGGCCGTTCTTCCAGGCGCTCCTGTCGAACATGGACATGGTGCTGGCCAAGAGCAACATCGCCATCGCGTCGCGCTATTCGAAGCTTGTCGAGGACGAGGCCCTACGCGAGGCCATCTTCCCCCGGCTCCGGCGCGAATGGGAGGATTCCATCAGGCTGCTGCTCGCGATCATGGGGCAGCAATCGCTCCTCGACGGAAATCCGCTGCTCGCCCGTTCCATCCGCAACCGCTTTCCCTATCTCGATCCTTTGAACCATCTGCAGATCGAGCTTTTGAAGCGTCACCGTTCCGGAGATGCGGACGAGGAGGTGGTGCAGGGTATTCACCTGTCCATCAACGGTATCGCGGCAGGCCTGCGCAACAGCGGCTGA
- a CDS encoding Hsp70 family protein: MSSLQDLSIGIDFGTSNTVVAVADAHGNVEALTFDHGGENLKVYVTALCFWDERHGNGLKTQVEGGPWAIEQFLEGLDPHRFIQSFKTFAASATFQETRIFRDRYRFEDLLSTFLRTLVRHGGSRLDWGARNVVIGRPVQFAGHNPDDDLAMQRYRAAFGKLGADHARYVYEPVGAAFFYARALNHDSTVLVADFGGGTSDFSVMRFSRASGVLRAEPLGHSGIGIAGDAFDYRIVDHVVSPRLGKGGLYRSMGKTLSIPNHYYANFARWNQLAMMKGSGDLKELRELAKAALEPEPLEKFIDIIEYDLGFALYRAVSATKVALSNEEETEFRFKAESVDIKATISRTDFEGWIAEDVRRIAETVDEAIARSGISAAEVDRVFLTGGTSFVPAIRRLFAERFGEERLASADQFESIAYGLALIGQTDDPGRWAVRESLAAAT; this comes from the coding sequence ATGTCCTCCTTGCAAGATCTTTCCATCGGCATCGACTTCGGAACCAGCAATACGGTCGTTGCAGTCGCCGATGCGCACGGGAATGTGGAGGCGCTGACCTTCGATCACGGCGGTGAAAACCTGAAGGTCTACGTCACTGCTCTCTGTTTTTGGGACGAACGCCATGGCAACGGCCTCAAGACGCAGGTCGAGGGCGGACCCTGGGCCATCGAGCAGTTTCTCGAGGGGCTCGACCCGCACCGTTTCATCCAGTCGTTCAAGACCTTCGCGGCCAGCGCGACCTTCCAGGAGACCCGGATCTTCCGCGACCGCTACCGCTTCGAGGATCTTCTGAGCACGTTCCTGCGCACGCTCGTGCGCCATGGCGGCTCACGGCTCGACTGGGGCGCCCGCAACGTGGTGATCGGACGGCCGGTGCAGTTCGCCGGCCACAATCCGGACGACGATCTTGCCATGCAGCGCTACCGCGCAGCCTTCGGCAAGCTCGGAGCCGATCACGCGCGCTATGTCTATGAACCCGTCGGCGCCGCCTTCTTCTATGCGCGCGCGCTCAATCATGATTCCACCGTGCTGGTGGCGGATTTCGGCGGCGGCACCAGCGATTTCTCGGTGATGCGCTTCTCCCGCGCGAGCGGCGTCCTCCGGGCGGAGCCGCTCGGCCATTCGGGTATCGGCATCGCGGGCGACGCGTTCGACTACCGCATCGTCGATCATGTGGTCTCACCGCGTCTCGGCAAGGGCGGGCTCTACCGGTCCATGGGCAAGACGCTGTCGATCCCCAATCACTATTACGCCAATTTCGCGCGCTGGAACCAGCTCGCCATGATGAAGGGCAGCGGCGACCTGAAGGAGCTGCGCGAACTGGCGAAGGCGGCGCTCGAACCCGAGCCGCTGGAGAAATTCATCGACATCATCGAATACGATCTGGGATTTGCGCTCTACCGCGCCGTTTCCGCCACGAAAGTGGCGCTGTCGAACGAGGAGGAGACGGAGTTCCGCTTCAAGGCCGAGAGTGTGGACATCAAGGCGACGATCTCCCGCACGGATTTCGAAGGGTGGATCGCCGAGGACGTGAGACGGATCGCCGAGACGGTCGACGAGGCGATCGCCCGATCGGGCATTTCGGCGGCCGAGGTCGACAGGGTGTTTCTGACCGGAGGCACCTCCTTCGTGCCGGCGATCCGCCGCCTCTTCGCCGAGCGCTTCGGCGAGGAGCGGCTGGCCTCGGCCGATCAGTTCGAATCGATTGCCTATGGCCTGGCTTTGATCGGCCAGACCGATGATCCTGGCCGTTGGGCGGTCCGGGAGAGCTTGGCGGCCGCGACATAA
- the chrA gene encoding chromate efflux transporter, with translation MDMTSTNAATHPDAPTHGVTLREALRVWARVALLSFGGPAGQIAVMHRIIVEEKRWVSENRFLHALNYCMLLPGPEAQQLATYIGWLMHRTRGGLLAGGLFILPGIVTIMGLSWIYALFGNVGFVSALFFGLKAAVIAIVIEAVVRIGKRALKNNIMLGLAAAAFVAIFFVGIPFPLIILTAGLIGYVGGQTGMAQFQGGGGHGAAKAGLSDAESLLGEDVPAHARPTVRKTLRDAAIWLALWLVPVIALLAAFGPGDVFSQIGVFFSKMAMVTFGGAYAVLAYVAQQAVETYGWLRPGEMLDGLGMAETTPGPLIMVLQFVGFMAAFRDPGMLHPLVAGTLGGLLTTWVTFTPCFLWIFLGAPFIEVMRGNKSLNSALSAITAAVVGVILNLAIWFAIHTIFAQVHPVAWGPVRFDAPLLSSVNVWALTLSVAAVIAMFRFKIGMLTTLAATSAAGIALYGAGLLA, from the coding sequence ATGGATATGACTTCAACCAATGCGGCCACGCATCCTGATGCTCCGACGCACGGCGTGACATTGCGCGAAGCTCTCCGGGTTTGGGCACGGGTCGCCCTCCTGAGCTTCGGCGGCCCGGCCGGTCAGATCGCGGTCATGCACCGTATCATCGTCGAGGAAAAGCGCTGGGTTTCCGAGAACCGTTTTCTCCACGCCCTGAACTATTGCATGCTTCTGCCCGGTCCCGAGGCCCAGCAGCTCGCGACCTATATCGGTTGGCTCATGCATCGCACGCGCGGCGGCCTCCTCGCGGGAGGATTGTTCATCCTCCCCGGCATCGTCACCATTATGGGTTTGAGCTGGATCTATGCCCTGTTCGGCAACGTCGGATTTGTCTCGGCTCTGTTCTTCGGCCTGAAGGCGGCTGTCATCGCCATCGTCATCGAGGCGGTCGTGCGAATCGGCAAGCGCGCGCTGAAGAACAACATCATGCTCGGGCTCGCGGCGGCGGCGTTCGTTGCAATCTTCTTCGTGGGAATTCCGTTTCCGCTCATCATTCTGACCGCGGGCCTGATCGGCTACGTCGGCGGACAGACCGGCATGGCTCAGTTCCAGGGCGGCGGAGGGCACGGAGCTGCAAAAGCGGGGCTGAGCGATGCGGAGAGCCTGCTTGGCGAGGACGTGCCGGCGCATGCCCGTCCAACCGTAAGGAAGACTTTGCGCGACGCGGCGATCTGGCTGGCCCTGTGGCTCGTTCCTGTCATCGCGCTGCTCGCCGCCTTCGGTCCCGGCGACGTTTTCAGCCAGATCGGCGTGTTCTTCTCGAAGATGGCGATGGTCACCTTCGGGGGTGCCTATGCGGTTCTGGCCTATGTCGCGCAGCAGGCCGTCGAGACCTATGGCTGGCTGAGGCCCGGCGAGATGTTGGACGGGCTCGGCATGGCCGAGACGACACCCGGACCGCTGATCATGGTGCTGCAATTCGTGGGCTTCATGGCCGCGTTCCGCGATCCGGGGATGCTCCATCCACTCGTGGCCGGGACGCTGGGAGGGCTTCTGACCACCTGGGTAACATTTACTCCCTGTTTCCTATGGATCTTTCTCGGAGCGCCCTTCATAGAAGTCATGCGGGGCAACAAGTCACTGAACAGCGCATTGTCGGCGATCACCGCGGCTGTTGTTGGCGTAATCCTCAACCTGGCGATCTGGTTTGCCATTCACACCATTTTTGCCCAGGTACACCCGGTCGCTTGGGGACCTGTCCGGTTCGATGCTCCGCTGCTCTCGAGCGTCAACGTATGGGCTCTTACGCTCTCGGTCGCGGCTGTCATCGCGATGTTCCGTTTCAAGATCGGCATGCTGACCACCCTCGCGGCAACATCGGCGGCGGGCATTGCTCTCTATGGAGCCGGCCTCCTCGCCTGA
- a CDS encoding Tex family protein has protein sequence MLSIGQRIASELNVQEWQVKAAVELLDGGATVPFIARYRKEVTGTLDDAQLRTLDERLRYLRELEDRRKTILDSIREQGKLTDQLTLQINDADTKARLEDLYLPYKPKRRTKAQIAKEAGLEPLADLILAEPQRDPKEAAAAFVNPDKDVATPEAALEGARSILVERFAENAELLGALREIYWERGTLTSKVRDGKQTDGAKFSDYFDFAEPLPKLPSHRILALFRGEKEEILDLRMEEDKDAAEPGYVSRYEGRTALAFGIADRGRPGDKWLLDTVRWAWRTKLRFSIELDMKMKLWQLAEDEAVKVFAGNLRDLLLAAPAGTRPTLGLDPGYRTGVKVAVVDATGKVVATDTIYPHEPKRQWDEALASLARLCRVHKVELIAIGNGTASRETDKLAGELVAKHPDLRLTKIMVSEAGASVYSASAYASQELPDLDVSLRGAVSIARRLQDPLAELVKIDPKSIGVGQYQHDLAEYKLSRSLDAVVEDCVNAVGVDLNTASAPLLARVSGLGEWVARNIVTHRDTKGPFKTRKALTDVSGLGPKTFEQAAGFLRIPNGDDPLDASGVHPEAYPVVRRILEATKSDIKVLIGNGGVLKKLTPQNFTDEKFGVPTVKDILGELEKPGRDPRPEFKTATFMEGVEKISDLTPGMMLEGVVTNVAAFGAFVDIGVHQDGLVHISALSDTFVKDPRDVVKPGDIVKVKVLEVDIPRKRISLSMRMSDPAEKRSSGRQDDNRGAFQKHRSQNDKKAAAPAASGGALADALRRAGMGPGSGKDKNSRR, from the coding sequence ATGCTATCCATCGGTCAGCGCATCGCGAGCGAACTGAATGTTCAGGAATGGCAGGTCAAGGCGGCCGTCGAGCTGCTCGACGGCGGCGCGACCGTCCCCTTCATCGCGCGCTACCGTAAGGAAGTCACCGGCACCCTCGACGACGCACAGTTGCGAACCCTGGACGAGCGCCTGCGCTATCTGCGCGAACTGGAGGACCGCCGCAAGACGATCCTCGACAGCATCCGCGAGCAGGGCAAGCTCACCGACCAGCTGACGCTCCAGATCAACGATGCCGACACCAAGGCGCGCCTCGAGGACCTTTACCTCCCCTACAAACCCAAGCGCCGCACCAAGGCCCAGATCGCCAAGGAAGCGGGGCTCGAGCCTCTCGCCGATCTCATTCTCGCCGAGCCGCAGCGCGATCCGAAGGAGGCCGCCGCCGCTTTCGTGAACCCGGACAAGGACGTTGCGACGCCGGAAGCTGCGCTCGAGGGCGCGCGCTCCATTCTCGTGGAACGCTTCGCCGAGAATGCGGAACTCCTGGGCGCGCTGCGCGAGATCTACTGGGAGCGCGGCACCCTCACGTCGAAGGTGCGCGACGGCAAGCAGACCGACGGCGCGAAGTTCTCCGATTACTTCGACTTTGCCGAACCTTTGCCCAAACTCCCCTCCCACCGCATTCTCGCGCTCTTCCGCGGCGAGAAGGAGGAAATCCTCGACCTCCGCATGGAAGAGGACAAGGATGCGGCGGAGCCCGGTTACGTCAGCCGCTACGAGGGCCGCACGGCTTTGGCCTTCGGCATCGCCGATCGGGGCCGCCCCGGCGACAAATGGCTTCTGGACACCGTGCGCTGGGCCTGGCGCACGAAGCTGCGGTTCTCCATCGAGCTCGACATGAAGATGAAGCTCTGGCAGCTCGCCGAGGACGAGGCCGTGAAGGTCTTCGCCGGAAACCTGCGCGATCTTCTGCTCGCCGCGCCCGCCGGCACGCGCCCGACGCTCGGCCTCGATCCGGGCTATCGCACGGGCGTGAAGGTGGCCGTGGTGGATGCCACCGGCAAGGTGGTGGCGACGGACACGATCTATCCGCACGAGCCGAAGCGCCAATGGGACGAAGCCCTCGCGTCCCTCGCGCGCCTGTGCCGCGTGCACAAGGTGGAACTCATCGCCATCGGCAACGGCACCGCCTCGCGCGAGACCGACAAGCTCGCAGGCGAACTCGTTGCCAAGCACCCGGACCTCAGGCTCACCAAGATCATGGTCTCGGAGGCCGGCGCCTCCGTCTACTCGGCCTCGGCCTATGCGAGCCAGGAGCTTCCCGATCTCGACGTCTCGCTGCGCGGCGCCGTGTCCATCGCCCGGCGGCTGCAGGACCCGCTGGCGGAGCTGGTGAAGATCGATCCCAAATCCATCGGCGTCGGTCAGTACCAGCACGATCTCGCCGAATACAAGCTCTCACGCTCGCTCGATGCGGTGGTGGAGGATTGTGTGAACGCGGTGGGCGTCGATCTCAACACCGCCTCCGCACCGCTTCTGGCGCGGGTGTCGGGTCTCGGCGAATGGGTCGCCAGGAACATCGTCACGCATCGCGACACCAAGGGCCCCTTCAAGACGCGCAAAGCCCTCACCGACGTGTCGGGTCTCGGCCCGAAGACCTTCGAGCAGGCCGCGGGCTTCCTGCGCATCCCCAACGGAGATGATCCGCTGGACGCTTCCGGCGTGCACCCGGAAGCCTATCCGGTTGTTCGCCGCATTCTCGAAGCGACCAAGAGCGACATCAAGGTTCTGATCGGAAACGGCGGCGTGCTGAAGAAGCTCACGCCTCAAAACTTCACGGACGAGAAATTCGGCGTGCCGACCGTGAAGGACATTCTGGGCGAGCTGGAAAAGCCGGGCCGCGATCCGCGTCCCGAGTTCAAGACCGCGACCTTCATGGAAGGCGTCGAGAAGATCAGCGATCTCACGCCCGGCATGATGCTGGAAGGTGTCGTGACGAACGTGGCCGCCTTCGGGGCCTTCGTCGATATCGGCGTGCACCAGGATGGGCTCGTTCACATCTCCGCGCTGTCCGACACCTTCGTGAAGGACCCGCGCGACGTGGTGAAGCCCGGCGACATCGTGAAGGTGAAGGTTCTCGAGGTCGACATTCCGCGCAAGCGCATTTCCCTCAGCATGCGCATGAGCGACCCCGCCGAGAAACGCTCCTCCGGCCGCCAGGACGACAATCGCGGCGCGTTCCAGAAGCACCGTTCGCAGAACGACAAGAAGGCCGCGGCCCCGGCCGCCTCCGGCGGAGCCCTGGCCGATGCCCTGCGCCGCGCCGGAATGGGGCCGGGTTCCGGTAAGGACAAGAACTCCCGCCGCTGA
- a CDS encoding SDR family oxidoreductase, whose translation MKTGLEGKRALVLGASKGLGFGIAQGLAEEGARVAIASRTMDGSKAAADRIGHAVAPFVCDTGKVDQIDALAKDVTDAFGGIDILVLNSGGPPPGKAQAVSSDQWRQSFDAMFVNLVRITDHLLPGMIERKFGRIISVISSGVIQPIPNLAISNAIRPALVGWGKTLSSEVASSGVTVNAIAPGRIATDRLKQLDAANAERTGRSVEDVATAARAGIPAGRYGTIEEFAAAAVFLASEQASFMTGSILRVDGGQISSVT comes from the coding sequence ATGAAGACAGGATTGGAAGGAAAGCGCGCGCTGGTGCTCGGCGCCAGCAAGGGCCTGGGCTTCGGCATCGCTCAAGGCCTGGCGGAGGAAGGCGCCCGTGTCGCCATCGCGAGCCGCACCATGGATGGCTCGAAGGCGGCTGCCGACAGGATCGGCCACGCCGTCGCGCCCTTCGTCTGCGATACGGGCAAGGTCGATCAGATCGATGCTCTCGCGAAGGACGTGACGGACGCCTTCGGCGGCATCGACATTCTGGTGCTCAACAGCGGCGGTCCGCCCCCCGGCAAGGCGCAGGCCGTCTCGTCGGATCAATGGCGGCAATCGTTCGACGCCATGTTCGTCAACCTCGTGCGCATCACGGATCATCTTTTGCCCGGCATGATCGAGCGTAAGTTCGGCCGCATCATCTCGGTGATTTCGTCCGGCGTCATCCAGCCGATCCCGAACCTTGCGATCTCGAACGCCATTCGTCCGGCGCTCGTCGGCTGGGGCAAGACGCTGTCGAGCGAGGTGGCTTCCTCCGGCGTGACGGTCAATGCGATTGCGCCCGGGCGGATTGCGACGGATCGCCTGAAGCAGCTCGACGCCGCCAATGCCGAGCGCACGGGACGTTCTGTCGAGGACGTCGCCACAGCCGCACGCGCCGGCATCCCGGCGGGCCGTTATGGCACGATCGAGGAGTTCGCAGCGGCAGCGGTCTTCCTTGCCAGCGAGCAGGCCTCCTTCATGACGGGTTCGATCCTGCGGGTGGATGGCGGACAGATCTCGTCCGTGACGTGA
- a CDS encoding dihydrodipicolinate synthase family protein, which translates to MLTSSAAGVYVICPTPFESDGRLDTASTDRMVEAYLEAGATGLTILGIMGEAPKLAADESQAFVRQVMKAVAGRVPVIVGVSAAGFAAMSALSAKAMDAGAAGVMIAPPSTLRTDDQIVSYYADAAEAIGADVPFVLQDYPLTTNVVMTPKVIMRIIEQNPSCVMLKHEDWPGLDKITTLRRASDAGEVRRVSILCGNGGLFLPFEMERGADGAMTGYAYPEMLVGVVNLTKQGRRKEAHDLFDRHLPLVRYETQPGVGLAVRKYVLKKRGIIAHNTLRKPGPKLSPETISEIDWLMQRIERSE; encoded by the coding sequence TTGCTCACGAGTTCCGCCGCCGGCGTTTACGTCATCTGTCCCACCCCCTTCGAGAGCGATGGACGGCTCGATACGGCCTCCACCGACCGCATGGTCGAGGCCTATCTCGAAGCCGGTGCGACGGGTCTCACGATCCTCGGCATCATGGGGGAAGCGCCAAAGCTCGCCGCCGACGAGTCGCAGGCCTTCGTCCGCCAAGTCATGAAGGCTGTCGCAGGGCGAGTTCCGGTAATCGTCGGCGTCTCGGCCGCAGGCTTCGCCGCCATGTCGGCCCTGTCCGCCAAGGCGATGGACGCAGGCGCCGCTGGCGTCATGATCGCGCCGCCTTCGACGCTCAGGACCGATGACCAGATCGTTTCCTATTATGCCGACGCGGCGGAGGCCATCGGCGCGGACGTGCCTTTCGTGCTTCAGGATTACCCGCTCACCACCAACGTGGTGATGACGCCCAAGGTGATCATGCGCATTATCGAGCAGAACCCCTCCTGCGTCATGCTCAAGCACGAGGATTGGCCGGGTCTCGATAAGATCACGACGCTGCGTCGCGCGAGCGATGCGGGCGAGGTGCGCCGCGTCTCGATTCTCTGCGGAAACGGCGGCCTGTTCCTTCCCTTCGAGATGGAGCGCGGTGCCGACGGCGCCATGACGGGTTACGCTTACCCGGAAATGCTGGTCGGCGTCGTCAACCTGACCAAGCAGGGCAGGCGCAAGGAAGCGCACGACCTGTTCGACCGCCACCTGCCGCTGGTGCGCTACGAGACGCAGCCCGGCGTGGGCCTCGCTGTCCGCAAATATGTGCTGAAGAAACGCGGCATCATCGCTCACAACACGCTGCGCAAACCCGGCCCGAAGCTGAGTCCGGAGACCATTTCCGAAATCGACTGGCTGATGCAGCGCATCGAGCGCTCTGAATAA
- a CDS encoding DUF817 domain-containing protein has protein sequence MIYHQKEASSGSSASLWCFTARFVAAEERLARSAESKGPWIAGLYEFLRFGIKQGWACLFGGLMVALLVATKLWDPAALPVPRYDALFVMAILIQAALIAMRLETLEEARVILLFHVVGTAMEIFKTSVGSWAYPEASLLRIGGAPLFAGFMYAAVGSYLARVWRLFDFRFTHHPPVWATIALSVGIYLNFFTHHFVADLRLVLFAFTALLFGRTTVHFKVWRVHRRMPLLLGFVLVSLFIWFAENIGTVTGAWLYPHQIKGWSMVPFSKLGAWLLLMIISYVMIAALNRPQRYVFETEWKDHVADPSPAGA, from the coding sequence ATGATATATCATCAAAAAGAAGCTTCGTCCGGGAGCTCTGCCAGCCTCTGGTGCTTCACGGCCCGGTTCGTCGCGGCGGAGGAGCGCCTTGCACGATCGGCTGAAAGCAAAGGCCCATGGATCGCTGGGCTCTATGAATTCCTCCGCTTCGGCATCAAGCAAGGCTGGGCCTGCCTGTTCGGCGGCCTCATGGTCGCCCTCCTGGTCGCCACGAAACTCTGGGATCCGGCTGCGCTGCCGGTCCCCCGCTACGATGCTCTGTTCGTGATGGCGATCCTGATCCAGGCGGCTTTGATCGCGATGCGCCTTGAGACCCTGGAGGAGGCCAGGGTCATCCTGCTGTTTCATGTGGTCGGCACGGCCATGGAGATCTTCAAGACCTCGGTCGGCTCCTGGGCCTATCCGGAGGCAAGCCTTCTGAGGATCGGCGGAGCCCCGCTCTTTGCGGGCTTCATGTACGCGGCCGTCGGCAGCTATCTCGCTCGCGTGTGGCGATTGTTCGATTTCCGCTTCACGCACCACCCGCCCGTTTGGGCAACGATCGCTCTCTCGGTTGGGATCTATCTCAACTTTTTCACGCACCACTTCGTCGCGGATCTGCGGCTCGTGCTGTTTGCCTTCACGGCCCTGCTGTTCGGACGCACGACGGTTCATTTCAAGGTATGGCGCGTGCACCGCCGGATGCCGCTGCTGCTCGGCTTCGTGCTCGTTTCGCTCTTCATCTGGTTCGCGGAGAACATCGGCACCGTTACGGGCGCATGGCTCTATCCGCATCAGATAAAGGGGTGGTCGATGGTGCCGTTCAGCAAGTTGGGGGCCTGGCTCCTGCTGATGATCATCTCATATGTGATGATCGCGGCTCTGAACCGCCCCCAACGCTATGTCTTTGAAACCGAGTGGAAGGATCACGTCGCGGATCCGAGCCCCGCAGGAGCCTGA